From a single Miscanthus floridulus cultivar M001 chromosome 8, ASM1932011v1, whole genome shotgun sequence genomic region:
- the LOC136472764 gene encoding uncharacterized protein, with product MYSAKAPHGRAGGSGEAPTNASSTHQIYPVLYRGTWSVTSSIRSSALATQSYLTRRQMSMASSEEQFGQILALLRKNLKGIQELRSSMTDIRALRTDINIWKPLVDNRVSELEHAVMDLGEHVEQALGSLLPQAQPVDLSVAAQAGTVTIAQPSPIAAHGEPSASTSMKVPGSAHLEPTPPGAASGSIDHGEEHTNRGAGFGVVYTTTLEPAPVTGGGIDWDKQT from the exons ATGTATTCGGCTAAGGCACCGCACGGCAGagccggcggcagcggcgaggCTCCGACGAACGCAAGTTCTACCCACCAAATCTATCCAGTACTATATCGTGGTACTTGGTCGGTAACATCTAGTATCAGATCTTCGGCCCTAGCAACACAATCCTACCTCACCCGACGACAGATGTCCATGGCATCATCGGAAGAGCAGTTCGGCCAGATCTTGGCGCTGCtccgcaagaatttgaaggggaTCCAAGAGCTTCGCAGTTCGATGACAGACATACGGGCTCTGCGGACCGACATCAACATCTGGAAGCCCTTGGTCGACAACCGCGTCAGTGAGCTGGAGCACGCGGTGATGGATCTCggcgagcacgtggagcaggcgctCGGGTCTCTACTTCCGCAAGCTCAGCCGGTGGATCTCTCGGTGGCGGCGCAGGCAGGTACAGTCACCATCGCCCAGCCTTCTCCGAtcgcggctcacggcgaaccctCCGCCTCCACGAGCATGAAGGTGCCGGGCTCCGCCCATCTGGAGCCTACCCCGCCGGGGGCGGCTTCTGGGTCTATTGACCACGGCGAAGAACATACTAACCGGGGTGCTGGATTCGGGGTGGTGTACACCACTACCCTAGAACCTGCCCCAGTCACAG GAGGAGGTATTGACTGGGACAAGCAAACATGA
- the LOC136472765 gene encoding fasciclin-like arabinogalactan protein 1, whose product MHRFPLGAFAAAAALVLLLLPLASAATAAKATAKAPAAPPAPPNITALMSKGGCKAFASLVSKSPDALSAFQSAVGGGVTAFCPMDDAVRGFMPSYRNLSADGKASLLLFHAVPVYYTLRGLKSSNGPMNTLATDGAASSYNLTVQNAGDQVTLRTPASDDPARVRSTVYDRDPVAIYAVDAVLEPVELFDPVADAPAPAPAPVADAPRASSSTKRTRHQRRRGADAPGPAADDATPADQRKDSRKNAAAPGAPCRPRWLDAVAVAVAAALAA is encoded by the coding sequence ATGCACCGCTTCCCCCTCGgcgccttcgccgccgccgcggcgctcgtcctcctcctcctcccgctggcCTCGGCCGCCACCGCGGCGAAGGCGACGGCGAAGGCGCCCGCGGCCCCACCGGCGCCGCCCAACATCACGGCGCTGATGTCCAAGGGCGGGTGCAAGGCGTTCGCGTCGCTGGTGTCCAAGTCCCCCGACGCGCTCTCCGCGTTCCAGTCGGCGGTGGGCGGCGGCGTGACGGCGTTCTGCCCGATGGACGACGCCGTGCGCGGGTTCATGCCCAGCTACCGGAACCTCAGCGCGGACGGCAAGGCGTCGCTGCTGCTGTTCCACGCGGTGCCCGTCTACTACACGCTGCGGGGGCTCAAGTCCAGCAACGGGCCCATGAACACGCTGGCCACCGACGGCGCTGCCAGCAGCTACAACCTCACGGTGCAGAACGCGGGCGACCAGGTCACGCTGCGGACGCCGGCGTCCGACGACCCGGCCCGGGTGCGCTCCACCGTGTACGACAGGGACCCCGTCGCCATCTACGCCGTGGACGCGGTGCTGGAGCCTGTCGAGCTGTTCGACCCCGTGGCGGACGCCCCCGCGCCGGCGCCCGCGCCAGTGGCGGACGCGCCCAGGGCCTCGTCGTCCACCAAGAGGACGCGGCACCAGCGACGGCGCGGCGCGGATGCGCCTGGCCCCGCCGCTGACGACGCCACGCCGGCGGACCAGAGGAAGGACTCCAGGAAGAACGCGGCGGCTCCCGGCGCCCCGTGTCGCCCAAGGTGGCTcgacgccgtcgccgtcgccgtggcCGCTGCCTTGGCTGCTTAG